TCTTCTTGTCGAGATCCAGGCGGCCCCAACGGATGCCAAGCACTTCGCCAAGGCGCATGCCGGTGAACAGCGAAATCATCGCAGGGACAAAGAGCCGATGGCCGCGCAGCGTCTCGATGAACGCCGGGACATCCTTGACGATGACCATTTCCTCGTCGTCGACCTTCGGCGCGGATTCGTCGGCGACCACATTTTTGATCACCAACTCGTTCTTTGTGGCATCGCGGAGCGCCTTGCCAAGTACGCGGTGAGCGTGACCGATGGTTCGTGGTGCGAGACCACCCTTCCCGTCAGCCCTGCCCCCGTTGCGCAACGTCGTATGCCAACTTTCGATGTCGAGAGTTCGCAGTTTTTGAAGAGGCCTTGCGCCGAGGTGCGGGACGATCTGATTTTCCACGAGCTCGCGATACCGTTCGGCGGTCCTAGCGCTGATAACTCCGGCAGCTTCCCAGTGGTCGACGCGGCCGCGCACCCACTCGGCCACCGTCACCTTGTTCGGCTCGACGTACTTGGCTTGGCTGACCGACGCGATCAACTCGGCGAGCTTAACCTGGGCCTCGCGCTTGGTGCCGCGGAAGGAATGGTATTGGACTTTTCGCTTGCCCGTGGCGGGATCGCGGCCGGCATCAAACTTCAGCTCGAACGATCGTTTGCCACGTTGGCGAATGTGCCCCTTCATTGTTTATCTCCCGGCAACGGACGACTCGTCGCGATCTTGCGCTTAAATTCGTTCAAGCTGCTCGCGCGGTCGGCTGCCTGATATTCTGGGTCCTTGTCGGGTCTCGGATATGGCGAGGCAATGCCGCTTAGCTCCGCAAATACTTGTGCGAGCTGCTCATCAGTTTTCGCTTCAGCAAACCAATTTCCGTGACGCCTCTCCTCCTGGGAGTAGTTGCGAAGCACTAAGTCGCGGTAGTTTTTCGCCAGTTGGAGCAGCGTCATGCTGAACAAGTTGAATGTGCGCTCATCTTCTACCCACCGCTTGTTGGTAAAACGCTCGATGCTCGCCAGCGCCTTCGCCGTGCTCAAGGCAATATTAAAAACGTCCGTTCCCCATTCCGACGAGAGGTAGTCGCGGAGATCCGCCAGACGTTCCTCACGAAGCTTTTCGATTTCAATTGATCTTTCCAGCCGGCTCACGATTTCGGCATTGAGGGAAAGATTACTCTTCGAGGCGCGCTTCTCGAGCATCGCTCTCAATCCCTCGTCGAACCGCAGGTTCAACTTCACCAATTCAGTCGGTTTCTTGGCCATCGCCTGCCCTTCATTGTGAGACTTAATGGGACAATCTGGCACGGACAAGATGGGGCCGCAAGTGGCCCTACAAATTTTGTTGGGGCCAACCATGGCTCAAGGTTGACTATTTGGGACGAAGCACCTCTCCTACGCCGAGGCCAACTATGGCCCCACTTTCCAGCGCCCCGTCGAGAAGGCGCCGGAGCAGCTTCAGGGAAAGGAGAAGCCAATGCTAAAGAACGAAGAGCTTGAGGCGCTGCTATCGAAGCCTACGGCTGAGGTGCCCGACGTGGGCCGCATCTGCTACGGGCTCAGCCGCAACTCGAGCTACGAAGCCGCAAAGCGCGGCGAGATAGAAACCATCCGGGTAGGCCGGCTCCTGAAGGTACCCACCGCACCGCTTCGCAAGAAACTCGGGATGGCATAAATGACAAGCCCCGCCGCAAAGGACGGGGCTTCTCCGAAGATGGATCCGATGCTCCCCAGCTCGGTCGGCTCGGAATGTAGCCCTCCCCTCGCCCAACTACAAGCAGCGCGCCTGGTTCGGCAGTGCGCAATGACCCGCTCAATGGCCGCAGTGGTGGCCCCGATGATTTACGGGGAGATCACCGCATGAAGCGCGAAATGCTCCCCAACAAGCGTCCTTCCATCGCATTCAATTTCGAGCACGAGGGACACCGTTACCGCGCCACCGCCAGTCGCTATGCCGACGGCCGATTAGCCGAAATCTTTCTCGATACCGACAAGCTCAACACACCATTGCAGGCCAGCGCTGAGACCGCCGCGGTTCTCGTCTCGCTGTTGCTGCAGCATGGCGTCGACGTCGAGAGGATCAAGCACAGTGTCCGCGGACCTATCGCGATTGCGCTTGAGCTGGCGGAGGCGCCGTGAACGCGATCTCCTTCCCGCCTCTGGCGGAGATGACACCGATCAGGGCGCGCACCGAGTTCGCCAAGCGCCAGCACTACCTTCGCAGCCTCGAGGGCGACCGCGCGCTGATCGGGCTTGTCGATCTGGCAAAGCGCTACACGCGCCTGCAACATCACGGCCTTCTTGACGACGAGGACATTCCCGGGGGCCTCTGGGAGGCCGCGGAAAACGCCGACTTAGTGAAGGCGCACGGGCCGGACACCATCGAAAACGTGATGGCCGCGGCGATTGAAACGGCGCACGCGTCGCCGAACGACGACACTGGCAAATCATCATCCGGCTTGCTCATCCTCACCCCAGCAGCATGGAAAGGCACTGAGCCGACGAAACAGCGGTGGCTTGCTCATGCCCGAATCCCATCGGGCGACCTGACCATTGGCGCCGGCAACGGCGGAAGCGGCAAAACCGAGATCTACACGCAGTTGCTGATCGCCGTGACAGCGGGCCTGGCCGATTGGCTAGGGTGCACGATCGAAAACGGCGTGGCGCTGTTTCTGAGCTGCGAGGAGCCGCAGGAGAACATCCGCGACCGCATTGAACGCATCGCAAAACACCGCAGCATCGATCCTTACGATTTGCCCAATCTGCATCTTGTTTTTCCTGACCTTGAGAACACATGGCTCGTTCACGCCCTTAAGGATGGCAGGCTCACCAAAGCCCCTTTGCTGGACTGGCTCGAAGCGTGGATCCGGGAGCACCGCCCTCGCCTTGTTGTAATCGACAGCATTGCTGCGGTCTTCGACGGCGACGCGATCGCGCGCCGTCAGGTTCGGGCGTTCCTCGCAATGCTGCGCAAGATCGCGCGAGAGCACGACACCGCAATCGTCTTGCTAGATCACCCGAGCGTGCGCGGTATGGCCGACGGCAGTGGCACCGCGAACTCGGTCGATTGGCGCAACTCGGTCAGGTCAATGTTGAGCCTGACCGAGGACAAAGACGACCAGGATGCCCGCGTGCTCGAGGTGACGAAGAGCAACCGCGGCCCGAAGGGTGAGAAGGTTACCCTGCGCTGGGATGGCCTCACGTTCGTTCCGGAAGGCATTGGCGGCGCGCCGTCGCACCATCTGGCCGCTGCAGAGCGGGACGTCGAGGAGCTCTTCCTGCGGATCCTCGACAGGCGAAACGCGCAAGGCCGGCCGGTGCGCCCCCACCCAGGCCGCGGCTACGCGCCGGCGGAGTTCGTCAACGATCCCGAGGCGGTGGGCGTGACCGACAAGGCCTTCGTAGCCGCGATGGAGCGCCTGTACACCAGCGGCAAGATCACCACCGTCATCACCGGGCCCCAGAGCCGCACCGTGAGCCACATCGAGAGGGTGCGGTGATGGTATCCCGCTGCACTTCGATCCCCCCTTCGATCGCCCTTCAGCCGGTTCGATCCCCCCTTCGATCGGGTATTGCATCCCCCGTTCAATCGCCTTCGATCCCCCCTTCGATCGGCTGTGTTCAATCCCCCCACACCCCTAGGGGCGATCGAAGCGCCCCCCGCGGCCCTTCGGGGGCCGCTGGCGCTCCTCCGCCCGAGCAGGCGACAACCGACCTTCGCCACCTCGCCGCAGCACTCGAGGCTGGCGCCGAGCTGACAGACCACGAGCGCCAAGCGGCCGCCTCAGCGTTGCGTATCGCCACGTTGCTGCTTAGTCCGACGCTGCCCGGTCAGCGCAGTCCGGCCGCCCGGGCGGCACAGGAGCGCCGCGATCGGCTGATCTGCGTCACCATCGCGGAATTCTTTCCCGCGCTGCTGGCCGCCACTGCCGCCGAGCAGCTCGCCGAGCGCCTGGCCAGGTACCGTTCCGGGCCCGACTGGAAGCGCGACCGCACAGCCACCAGCATCAACTACCGGCAATCGCTGCGCGGGCGCTGCTGGGAAATCCTGAAGGCAGTCGACCGGCCGCTTTCAGGCCGACGCATTCGAGAGATTTTGGCGACCAGCTCGGTGAGCTCGTCGCCACGGGATTGAGGCATGTTCGGTACGAATCAAGGTCCTCACCTCAAGGAGCTTTCTGAATGACCATCGAATTTCCCCCGCGGCGCCAACCCAGCATGGCGGGTTCGCTCGACATGGCGCGCCTGGCCGATGAAGCCGCCGCCTCGGCGGCAACCGCAGATGCCAGGGCGACTTTCACCCGCATCGCTTTCGCGGCCCGCCGCGCTGATGCGGTCGCCATGTCGCCACAGGCTGATGCCGCATTCCAACGCGCGGTGCAGGCCTTCGAGCACCACGACGCCACAACGGCTGCTCGAACCACCGAGCTTCAGGGCGCACTGAATCGCAGCCTTGAATCCGTTCAACCCTCATCGGCCATGGGCCCGATCAACGCGAGCTTTAGCCTCATTCGCGGGCGGTTGCCGGAAGCCGTGCAGGCGACAATCGACCGCATCGAGGAGGATCTCGACGAGGTTCGCGCGGCGCGGCGAAACTTGGTCGACGACCAGCAAGACCTGATCCAGCAGCGCGGCGCCATTGTCAGCCAGATTCGGATGAACACCGAACCGGCGGTGGCCGAACGCTACAGCGTCACCAACCTCATGTCGGAGGATCATCCGACGCTGAAGAAACTTCGTGCGGATCAGGCGCGCATCGACAAGCAGCTCGCCAAGATCAGCGACAAGTTGGCTGCATCGCAGCCGCGCTTTGAAGCGCTGGATCGGCTCTTTGATCGCTGCCGGGAGTACGCTCGCTTTGCGCTCAACAACGGCGCCGGGTTCGCCTTCCACGATGGCAAAGCCGCCGGCAAGAAGCCCGGCGACCTCAAGCAGGCGATTGCGGATGCCCGACAAAGCGTCGCTGAAATCCTTGCTGATCTGCGAGAGCATCGCGCCCGCCCGCGCCGCTCTGCCGACGTGAAGCTCGCGGCCAGGCAGCTCGTCGAGGCCACGGCCAAAGCCCCGCAGGTTGCCCAGGCTATCGACCACGGTGACGCGATCCTGTGGCCTCAGGCCGGCATCACCGCTGAGGTCGTGGGCGGCGTAACCGTGGATGGCAAAAAGGTCCCGATCCCGAACGCGGGCGCCGCGGCATTTGGCGGCATCAATGACGCCCTCGGCATCATGATGTGGGCCTTCAAGGACAGCATCGTCGCCGCCATCGATCGCGAAATCGACTTGTACGCGGACGACGCAAACGCATTGTCGGCGGAGGACCGCGCGAGCGGAGAAGCCGAGCTGCTCACAAAGCTGCTCGCGGCAGAGCGCGTTGAGGAAGCCCTGATCCGGCAGGCCGAACAGGCTGACATGCCCGTCTATCGGCGCGGTGATGCCGACGTGCGCGTCGTGCTCGGCTTGGATGCCACCATGCCGCCCTTGGCGGAGATTTGAACCGTGTTGCGCGGCAGGCAGGGACAGCGGCCGCAGGAAAAAGGGGCATTCTCCCCCGTGACCGCCTGCGGAACATCGCCGAGTTCGTCGCGCATCACTCGGGAGGGGGCGTCGTGCTCAAGCATGCGGCGCTCCCTCCCTCCGGCCTTTCCCGGGGGCGCACCCAAATCAAAAGCTACCTTCCAGCGATTAGGACAATGCGGGGAAACGAAGCGCCCGACTTCGCTAGCGCCAGAAGCCCGAATTGATCGAACACCATGAGCAACAGCACGGCTTCGTCGGTCTCTCTAAACGCCTTGGCGAAGATCCTTGGGCGATCGAAGTCGGGGCTCCACTATCTGGAGAAGGCGGGCCATATCCGTCGGAATTCGCTTGGAAAATTTGACATTGCGGACGTTCAGCGCGCGATTGCCGAGACGGTCGATCAATCGATGGCCCACCGGCGGAAACCGCCGTCGCCCATCGTTCGAACGGCAGTCGTTCGAACGGCGCACGATGATTGTTCGAACGGGGATCGCGAACGGGTGTTCGTCGATGGGAAGTGGATTCCGGTCGAGCAGGCTGAGGCCATGCGCGATCGATACCTGCGCCTGTTGGCTGAGCTGAACCAACTGAAGGGCGCCGCTCGAAAGGCGGGCAAGCCTTTCCTGCCGGAACAAGGAGGTTAGCCCCCATGGCTAAGAAGAACGAGATCCTGCTCTCGATCGCGCTGGAAGGCGATCAGGAGATCAAGGGCAAGCTGGCCGCCGTCGGCGAGGCCGGGAAGAAGTCGCTGGCGGACATCGAGAAGCAGGTCGGCGCCGCCGGCTCACGGCTGGAGAAGCTCGCCAAACCGCTGGAGGGCGTGCGAGGGGGCCTCGCGCCGCTGCTCGAGCAGGCCGGGCTGGCGCGGCTCAGCGGGCTGTTTGGAGGGAGCGGAGGCCTACTCTCCGGTCTCTCCGGTGCTGCAGGGCCGGCCGCCCTTGGCACGGTACTTTCGGGTATCGCCCTGCACCTCGCCAAGGTGCGCGAGGAAAGCGAGAAAACAGAGGCGCGGCTAAAGTCGCTCGGC
The nucleotide sequence above comes from Bradyrhizobium sp. NDS-1. Encoded proteins:
- a CDS encoding site-specific integrase; this translates as MKGHIRQRGKRSFELKFDAGRDPATGKRKVQYHSFRGTKREAQVKLAELIASVSQAKYVEPNKVTVAEWVRGRVDHWEAAGVISARTAERYRELVENQIVPHLGARPLQKLRTLDIESWHTTLRNGGRADGKGGLAPRTIGHAHRVLGKALRDATKNELVIKNVVADESAPKVDDEEMVIVKDVPAFIETLRGHRLFVPAMISLFTGMRLGEVLGIRWGRLDLDKKIIQVREAIEETKAHGIRLKAPKTKAGRRDITLPDLLVETLRDFRKEQLELRLKLGAGRLPDDALLFAGLDGALPSQKRHSKAWSDFQPEMGFHNLRHTHASQLIDAGVDIVTISKRLGHAKPDITLRVYSHLFRNDDSKAAAAINAALSG
- a CDS encoding AAA family ATPase, whose amino-acid sequence is MNAISFPPLAEMTPIRARTEFAKRQHYLRSLEGDRALIGLVDLAKRYTRLQHHGLLDDEDIPGGLWEAAENADLVKAHGPDTIENVMAAAIETAHASPNDDTGKSSSGLLILTPAAWKGTEPTKQRWLAHARIPSGDLTIGAGNGGSGKTEIYTQLLIAVTAGLADWLGCTIENGVALFLSCEEPQENIRDRIERIAKHRSIDPYDLPNLHLVFPDLENTWLVHALKDGRLTKAPLLDWLEAWIREHRPRLVVIDSIAAVFDGDAIARRQVRAFLAMLRKIAREHDTAIVLLDHPSVRGMADGSGTANSVDWRNSVRSMLSLTEDKDDQDARVLEVTKSNRGPKGEKVTLRWDGLTFVPEGIGGAPSHHLAAAERDVEELFLRILDRRNAQGRPVRPHPGRGYAPAEFVNDPEAVGVTDKAFVAAMERLYTSGKITTVITGPQSRTVSHIERVR
- a CDS encoding DNA-binding protein, with product MLKNEELEALLSKPTAEVPDVGRICYGLSRNSSYEAAKRGEIETIRVGRLLKVPTAPLRKKLGMA